The DNA region GACCGACCTCCATTCTACAAATGTGCCTGAAACGAGCCAGAAGCTACTGCAGGAGCAAGCAAAATACATAGTAAGCACAATCAGAAAAGCTTTATTTAGTGATGAAACCAGTCAAAAATGTCAGTGCATAAAttaaagaatatatttaaaatcaGTGTCAAAATCTGTATTGAATTTAGGGTGGGTATTTTTGCACCAGTTCCTGTATGAAACAGATTTTGCTGTGTCTAATTATAATTCCTTTTCCATAGCAGGCCCCTTTGGCTCAACCAGAATCCCCTACAGCTTCTGCTGGAGAAGACGTGCAGTCTCTGGCTGACTCAATGGACTCAGACCGAGACTCCATCTGTAGTAATTCCAACGGCAATAATGGCAAAAAcgggaaagaaaaagaaaaggacaaacAAAGGAAAGATAAAGACAAAACCAGGACGGATTCAGTTGCCAATAAAATAGGAAGCCTCAGTAAAACCCTGggaattaaactgaaaaagaacaTGGGTGGTCTTGGAGGTCTGGTGCACGGGAAGATGAGCAAAGCCAATTCAGGGAATGGAAAAAACGGTGATACAGTAGAGAAAGTCAAAGAGAAGAAGTCCAAGTCTCGCAAAGGGAGCAAAGAGGAATCTGGGCAGTCTGCGAGCACGTCTCCCTCTGAAAAGACCACTCCATCTCCGACtgacagagccagcagctcccccacTGAAAAGGTGAACACTAAACCTTTCTCTGACAAGCAGTCTGACCCGTGGAAGTACAGCACAGACGTGAAACTCAGCCTAAATATTTTGAGAGCTGCCATGCAGGGTGAACGAAAGTTTATTTTTGCTGGCCTTCTCTTGACCAGTCACAGGCATCAGTTCCACGAGGAGATGATCGGCTATTACCTGACCAGTGCCCAGGAGCGCTTCAATGCAGAAcaggagcagaaaagaaaggaagctGAGAAAAAGGCTGCGCTGAATGGCTCCTCTAGCAGGAAACTGGAGCCAGAAGcgttttcaaaagaaaaattagaacCATCTCCTCAGGATAGGGCATCACCCGTCTTGCCTCAAAGCCATACAACTCAACTGGTTTTAAAGTTTAAAGACCGCACTAGTCCCACTCCCGGGTCCTTTTCTTCGCCCAGCAACGGTGCCAAGAGGAGCGGCCCCATCCCCGTGTCTGCCCACTATAGCCATACCCCCCCCGTCCAAAGGCAAAGCGTCATCCATTTGCATGATGTCAACTCCAAGCCGTCGAGCTTCCAGGACGATACCTACAAGCCAGTGGTGGGCACCCTGAAAACCTGTGCCACGTACCCCCAGCAGAACAGGTCGCTGTCGTCGCAGAGCTACAGCCCCGCGCGCGTGCCCGGCATGCGCACGGTGAACACGGTGGAGTCGCTGAGCTTCGCCAGGCCCGCCGAACACAAGTCCCAGACCTACAGCAACGGCTTCACCAGCGGGGACAGCAGAGACTGCCTGGAGTTCGCCGACGAGGACGCCCCGCAGGCCTGGCTCAGCACTGACAAAAACCAAGGCAGAAGCACAGTTTGCCCGATCTATTCCATCCAGCAGAACCGCTGTAAGAAGGAGAACTGTTCCTTTTATGGTCGTCCTGAGACTGAGAATTACTGTTCCTACTGCTACAAAGAGGAGTTAAAGcgcagggagagggacagcaAGGGACACAGGCATTGAGGGTTCTTCCATGACTACTTAGTTTTACCATTTTCTTACTTACAAAGTAAACAGTGTTGGATTGCAGTAAAAGGaatccttaaaaaaagaataaaggatTGATGATTAAATAGTGTCTAGCTCTTCGCTTTTCCAGGGCAATGAGGAAACAATAGGAATAAGTTATCataaaaaagtattattttccattttgtcaGTGTCTTTTTTACATATACTGGTAAGCTGAAGGGTTGTTTACTCCTTTGTCAGTGCTGTGTATATGTTTGGTCAAAAATTTACTAATGGTGCCTGAATTTACACTGACATCACTCAGGTAGTAGAATGATAGGGGAAAGTCATACTAGTGAAGATGTGGTGTTGTAGTAGGGTAGTATCTGCCTTGCAGACATTTGAAATGATATGGCTATTATTGAgagtattttttcctcagtaaaaCCTAAATTTTTCATAGCCTTTTTTTTCAGGAGGGTAGTGATCTTGCATACTGCACATTTTGAACATGGCAGCGTATTGCATTGCTACTAATGTTTGTGTATTTCAGTCTGGAATGGAATGATTCTGGAAAAATGGGAGTGAAAGGTCTGAATTCATGAGGGCTGTAGCTCGTCCTGCTTTTAAGTTCTTACcaattatttctaaattttcattaaaaaaaatagatttgagCCACTTTTACTTGCACTGAGTTTTTAAACAGGTTTTATAAGAAAATTCAATTTGACTTCATGTCCCCAAGCCCCCCCCCACAGTATAGTTTTACACACCTGaatttcagaagtatttttgtTGATGTTAAAATGTAGAGAAATAttacaataaaattaaaatattaaaaaattactaGATATGGAAAATTTGATGACCAGCTAGGAAATTAAGGATCATTTGAGACTCAAACTGCTTGCCAAAACCAATGTAGTGCATCAATGTATTCCCTTAGCTAGTGCACAAACCTAATCACTATTTACTTAGCCTTCTGAACATTATTGAATGGTAATTATTGCAAATGGAACTACTTGAGCCTTTCTTGAAGACTGTTGGCTCCACCTCTTCTCAAGTCTCCTGGAGTGAGTCATCCGCTCCTCAGGAGGCTCCCAGATGGCTGGAAAATGCCTCCAGCAGGAATGGCAGCTCCTAGCACAGATTTGCACAAGTCTGAGATCCAAATATTTACGTAAGTGTTTGCAATACTTTGGAAAATACAACTTTGCTCgcagaaacatttctgcaaagcagacaCTGCAGATCCTGTTGGAGTGGATGGATGGCATGAGGAAGTTTtctgggatgcagggctgggtttgcagcCCTCCACCATCAGCTGGCAGAATGCAGCGACAGGAGCTCCTTGGTGTTGTTACCCTTGTGAACAGCGGCTCATTTTAAGAGCTGCTTTTTCCTACCAGGTGAAGtcctgcccccagggctgctgacTGCCACCTCCAGGTGCAGAACAGGA from Prinia subflava isolate CZ2003 ecotype Zambia chromosome 15, Cam_Psub_1.2, whole genome shotgun sequence includes:
- the OTUD7A gene encoding OTU domain-containing protein 7A isoform X1, encoding MTLDMDAVLSDFVRSTGAEPGLARDLLEGKNWDLTAALNDYEQLRQVHTANLPQVFNEGRFYKQQEPEQPPQVTKAERPCLQRQDDIAQEKRLSRGISHASSAIVSLARSHVANDCSNEQFPLEMPIYTFQLPDLSVYSEDFRSFIERDLIEQATMVALEQAGRLNWWSTVCTSCKRLLPLATTGDGNCLLHAASLGMWGFHDRDLVLRKALYTMMRSGAEREALKRRWRWQQTQQNKESGLVYTEEEWEREWNELLKLASSEPRTHFSKNGGTGGGVDNAEDPVYESLEEFHVFVLAHILRRPIVVVADTMLRDSGGEAFAPIPFGGIYLPLEVLPNRCHCSPLVLAYDQAHFSALVSMEQKDQQREQAVIPLTDSEHKLLPLHFAVDPGKDWEWGKDDNDNTRLANLILSLEAKLNLLHSYMNVTWIRIPSETRQAPLAQPESPTASAGEDVQSLADSMDSDRDSICSNSNGNNGKNGKEKEKDKQRKDKDKTRTDSVANKIGSLSKTLGIKLKKNMGGLGGLVHGKMSKANSGNGKNGDTVEKVKEKKSKSRKGSKEESGQSASTSPSEKTTPSPTDRASSSPTEKVNTKPFSDKQSDPWKYSTDVKLSLNILRAAMQGERKFIFAGLLLTSHRHQFHEEMIGYYLTSAQERFNAEQEQKRKEAEKKAALNGSSSRKLEPEAFSKEKLEPSPQDRASPVLPQSHTTQLVLKFKDRTSPTPGSFSSPSNGAKRSGPIPVSAHYSHTPPVQRQSVIHLHDVNSKPSSFQDDTYKPVVGTLKTCATYPQQNRSLSSQSYSPARVPGMRTVNTVESLSFARPAEHKSQTYSNGFTSGDSRDCLEFADEDAPQAWLSTDKNQGRSTVCPIYSIQQNRCKKENCSFYGRPETENYCSYCYKEELKRRERDSKGHRH
- the OTUD7A gene encoding OTU domain-containing protein 7A isoform X2, whose amino-acid sequence is MTLDMDAVLSDFVRSTGAEPGLARDLLEGKNWDLTAALNDYEQLRQVHTANLPQVFNEGRFYKQQEPEQPPQVTKAERPCLQRQDDIAQEKRLSRGISHASSAIVSLARSHVANDCSNEQFPLEMPIYTFQLPDLSVYSEDFRSFIERDLIEQATMVALEQAGRLNWWSTVCTSCKRLLPLATTGDGNCLLHAASLGMWGFHDRDLVLRKALYTMMRSGAEREALKRRWRWQQTQQNKESGLVYTEEEWEREWNELLKLASSEPRTHFSKNGGTGGGVDNAEDPVYESLEEFHVFVLAHILRRPIVVVADTMLRDSGGEAFAPIPFGGIYLPLEVLPNRCHCSPLVLAYDQAHFSALVSMEQKDQQREQAVIPLTDSEHKLLPLHFAVDPGKDWEWGKDDNDNTRLANLILSLEAKLNLLHSYMNVTWIRIPSETRAPLAQPESPTASAGEDVQSLADSMDSDRDSICSNSNGNNGKNGKEKEKDKQRKDKDKTRTDSVANKIGSLSKTLGIKLKKNMGGLGGLVHGKMSKANSGNGKNGDTVEKVKEKKSKSRKGSKEESGQSASTSPSEKTTPSPTDRASSSPTEKVNTKPFSDKQSDPWKYSTDVKLSLNILRAAMQGERKFIFAGLLLTSHRHQFHEEMIGYYLTSAQERFNAEQEQKRKEAEKKAALNGSSSRKLEPEAFSKEKLEPSPQDRASPVLPQSHTTQLVLKFKDRTSPTPGSFSSPSNGAKRSGPIPVSAHYSHTPPVQRQSVIHLHDVNSKPSSFQDDTYKPVVGTLKTCATYPQQNRSLSSQSYSPARVPGMRTVNTVESLSFARPAEHKSQTYSNGFTSGDSRDCLEFADEDAPQAWLSTDKNQGRSTVCPIYSIQQNRCKKENCSFYGRPETENYCSYCYKEELKRRERDSKGHRH